Within Actinobaculum sp. 313, the genomic segment GGGATACCGTCTGCGGGGAGACCTCCGCCAGGGCAGCGACGTCGCGGATCGACACTCCTCGCCCTCCCAGGCGCGAACGCCCGCTCGCTGGAATGCCTTCGACCGCAGCTCCACCCCTTCCCGGCAAATGGCTGGGCGTATCGGCACTCCGCTCACCATCTGACGCTAAACGGACCGCGCGTGATCGCTCGTCCTTCGCAGGCATAACCCCCACCTCACCGAATATGTCTCACCGGGTTGCAGCGTGACCAACCCTTTGCCGGAGTTGAAAGCGTCCGCCGGGCACGACATCGGTTCGGCGGCAACACCGGAACGTTCAAAAGCTCCGATCTCGGGGAAATCCCCCGTGCAGATCTGCCAGTATTCTAGCGGGTGCTCCGCCCACACCGCGGCGGTCATGCCATCGGGCGATATCAACTCGGCCCAGGTGTACTCCCCGGAGAAGACTGCGGGCGCAAAGCCGTCGTCTAGCGAAACTCCACGCAATGATCGAGGTGTGCGGAAGTCCTTATCCGCCGGCAGAGCGCAGAACTCCTCCGGCAGTAGACGCTCATTGGCGCGCACCCATCCACTTGCCGCAACGCGCAACTCACACTCATCCACCGTGGCCTCCCCCGGTGAGAGCCAGGGATGAAAACCGACCCCGAAGGGCGCGGCCACCTCGCCGCAGTTCGTCGCGGTAAAGGCCACCACCAGGTCTTCGTCGTCGAGCAGGTAACGAACCCGTAATTCTAAGGGGAAGGGGTAACCCTCCAGCTCCCCGCCAATATCAAAGCGGAACTCCACGCTATCGGCGCTGCGATCTGTCACCGCCCATATCTGGTCATGGACAAAACCGTGATTCGCCACCCGGCGCGCGGGTTCGGTCACCGGGAGCTGGTACTCGTTGCCACCGAATTCGTATCGACCGTCAGCGAGCCGATTCGGCCAGGGAGCCAGAATCGCTCCGTGCATGGCCGGGGGTATTGGCCCCGGGTAGGTCACGACGACGTCGCGCGAGCCCACCCGGTACGCGCGCAGGCCCGCTCCACGTGGCGTCACAAGCGCCTGCGCGTCGCCGCACGCGATCCTAACTTCTTCGGCACTACCGACATTGCCGCGATTCGACACCGCTTCCGCGCCGCTCATGCCTCCACCCCTGCATCGAGAACAGTGCCGTCGGCAATGGTCTGCGGGTCGCGGGCGACAAGTTCCACATCGCCACGCAGGTGAACCTCGGAACCGAAGGTCCAATCGCCGGTCACGGCCAACCGCGTGGCCTCTCGCAGCGATGGTGCACCGTGCGGGAAGCGGGCATCGAAATCGGCCATGCGCTTGTAGTAACGCGAGTCCAACTCCACCAATGGCGCCGCCTGCGGGACGAGCCGCAACTGGAAATCCTCTCCCAGCTCGTAGGCATCCGAGCGCAACAGCAGCAGATCGTCAGTTGTCTTCACCGGCAGGAAACGTGACCGATCAACCAACACCGGCAACGCTCCGTCGAAACGTTCCACAATGGCACCCAAAGCACACTCAATCTGATACACCTGCGGCGAATCCGGATTTGAGGGGTCCACGGTCTTTTGGTTGCGGATCAGTGGGAGTCCAGCCATGCCGCCACCCTCGTTCAGTACCTCGCGCAATGCCCGCAGGTCGAACCACAGATTATTCGTGTGGAAGAAGGGGTGCCGGGTTTCGTCGGTGAACCATTTCATATCATCCGCGGGGGTCTGTGCGGTGTCGCGCAGCACGATGCGCCCATCGGAGATCCGCCGTGCCAGATGACCACCCTTGCGGTCGGCGGGGGTGCGTTCGCACACTTCCGGAGCGTAGGGAGCTCCAGAGGCGGCGAACCAGGCGGCAATACGCCCATCCGGAGCGGCGCCGAGGTTATCCGCATTCGAAGTGCAGGCATACCGATATCCGCGCTCGATCAAGGTGTCGAGCAACCCAGTATCCAACAGTGACACATAGATATCCCCGTGCCCGGGCGGACACCATTCCAGGGAGGGATCCTCCGGCCAGTCAACCGGCTCCAGATTGTCCACCCGCAGCTTCGGCTCTTGGTGTTGCACGAAGTCTAGCGGCAAACCCTCCTGCACCAGGTCCGGGTACGCCGCGAGCGCGGCGAGGGTGTCGCGCTGCGTGCGGAAGGAATCCATGAAGATCAGTGGCATCCGAACACCGAAGGCGCTGCGCACATGGCGCATTTGACCGGCGATAATATCCAAGAAGCTCAGCATGGCGCCGTCGGGGGGACCGGTACGAACCGGCAACAGAGACTTGGCACGATCCATGCCCATGGAGGTACCGAGTCCACCGTTGAGTTTGATGAAGACGGTATGGCGCAAGGCCTCCGCCTGTTCAGACACGGGCGGCTCAATGCCCCGCGCATCCGCCACCGCAGTCACGGGTTGAATGCTGTGCTCCGGTATTAAACCGGTGCTTCCCTCTTCCAATTGGCGGTAGTACTCACCGAAGACGCGGATGAACAGTTCCGGCATTCCCGCTGCACGCATACGCACGGCGGCAGCCTCCAGACCCTTATCGCTCATAGTGCCTCTTCCTCCTCGTTGATGCGCCGTCCGGCCTCGGAGGCTGTCGCCTCCAAAAATCGTGGCGCGATCCATCCATTGTCCACGAACGCCCTATCCACTGCAGCCATTGTTGCCTCCAGATTGCCCTGTTCTATTAGCGCAATGGCGGAGCCGCCGAAGCCGCCACCGGTCATACGGGCACCCCATGCCCCAGCAGCACGGGCAGCCTCCACCGCAGTGTCAAGTTCGGCGCAACTCACTTCGTAATCGTCACGCAGCGATGCGTGTGATGCATTCATGAGAGCGCCGAGCTCGCCGTATTCACCCTCCGTCAGCAGTTCCACGAACTCCTGCGTGCGTTCGATCTCGGTAACCACATGCCTGACTCTTCGCACCGCCTCCGGATCATTCAGGCGCGAAAGCGTACCCTGCGGATCAGGCAACTGCCGTAGCGTCTCCACTCCTTCCAGTGCCGCGACCCGCTCACAAACCGCACGCCGCTGCCCATACTGCCCATCCACCAAGGAATGCTTGGCCTGCGTGTCAATAACAAGTATTGTCAGGCCCTGCGCGGCAAGGTCGAATGGCACTTGCGTTGTTGCTCCCGTCAGACAGTCGAGCTGTAGCGCATGATCCTTCGTAGTGAGTAACGACGCCGCTTGGTCCATACCCCCGGTTGGTGCACCGACGACGTCGTTCTCAGCGCTGACACACGCAGCTACCAATTCGGCTCGAACTGCGGGGGATGTGGCAAGGCCGAGCCCGTACACCTCGTCGAGCGCAAGTCCCATCGCACATTCCAACGCCGCCGAGGATGACAGCCCCGCTCCCAGTGGCACGCAGGAGACCACTGCGGCGTCAAAGCCGCCTAGCGCGTGCCCCTTGCGCTGGAGAGCCCAGGCAACACCCGCCGCATAGGCGACCCACGCCGGAATCTCGGCCTCGGGATGTACAGAGCTCAACTCACCTTCCCACCGGGCTGCACCGCTCTCATCCGATACGAGGCGGAGCCGCGTGTCCTCACGTCGCCGCAACGCCACATAGGTGCGATGGGGCAGCGCAACCGGCAGGCAAATCCCACCGTTATAGTCCACGTGTTCGCCGATCAAGTTGATGCGCCCGGGTGAGGCCCATACACCATCCGGGCCATCGAGCTCCGGAAATGCCCCCGCGAATAATTCACGTGCCCGGCGGGCTCCCTCATTTGCCGACCACGCGGGTATCTTCATGGAAGGTTTCTGCACTTTACCTCCTCCTTCGGCCACAGTGCCGTCCATAAAGAGGATGATAACGTAACACTTTGAATCTAACAATCCCGTTGACAGCGTGAGATTCCCTTGCAAGAATCAGAATGATTACGTCATCATCTGGAGCGTATCAAAGTCGAACACACACCGCTGAAAGGACATCGACGACGATGACACATTTGATCCACGCCTATGGCGTCGATTACCTCGTCATAGCGATCTACTTCGCGGCCGTTCTCGGTATCGGTCTTATCGCCCGAAGGCAGGCCTCCAGCTCCATCGGGTTCTTCCTCTCTGGTCGTTCCCTACCCGCCTGGGTAACGGGACTCGCCTTCATCTCCGCCAACCTGGGTGCCGTCGAAATCATGGGGCACTCGGCCAATGGCGCCGAATACGGCTTGCCAACCCTGCATTACTTCTGGGTGGGTGCCGTACCCGCCATGCTCTTCCTGGGCGTGGTCATGATGCCGTTCTACTACGGTTCAAAGGTCCGCTCCGTGCCGGAATTCATGCGCATGCGATTCGGTACGGGAGCTCACTTGGTCAACGCCCTCTCATTCGCCCTGGCACAGGTGCTTATCGCCGGCGTCAATCTCTTCCTGTTGGGGAGCATCGTCCACGCGCTTCTCGGTTGGCCGCTGTGGGTAGCCCTGGTTGTCGCCTCCGTCATCGTGTTGGCGTACATTACCTTCGGCGGCCTGAGTGCCGCCATTTATAACGAGGTCCTGCAGTTCTTCGTTATCGTCGCCTCCCTGCTGCCGCTGACGCTTATCGGCCTGCATCGCGTGGGCGGCTGGAGCGGCCTGAAGGAGAAGATCACCGAGGCGGCAGCGGCGGCCCCACCGGATGCACATGTGGCCTCCGCGAGTGAACAGCTGCACTCCTGGCCCGGCCAGGCTCTCTCCGGCTTCAATTCACCGGTTCTGTCTGTGATCGGTATAGTGTTCGGACTCGGCTTCGTGCTCTCCTTCGGATACTGGACCACGAACTTCGTGGAGGTGCAGCGCGCCATGGCCTCCGAATCCATGACCGCAGCCCGAAAGACGCCGATTATCGGTGCCTTCCCGAAGATGTTCGTTCCCTTTATCACCGTACTTCCCGGCATGCTCGCGGCCGTCCTCGTCACCGAAATCGCCGATGTCAAGAATGGCGAGCATGTGGCTGGCGGTGCCTCGGGTACGGGAGTGCAGTTCAATGACTCCCTGCTCTACCTCATGCGCGACCTTCTGCCCAACGGACTGCTCGGCCTGGCGATTACCGGCCTGCTCGCCGCCTTCATGGCTGGCATGGCGGCTAATATCTCCGCGCTCAATACCGTGTTTACGATTGACCTGTGGCAGACCTACGTGGTGAAGGACAAACCGGATGCCTACTATGTGAAGGCGGGCCGGATGTGTACGGTGGTGGCGACCATTGGGCCATCTTCACGGCGCTTATCGCCAGCAAGTTCTCCAATATCATGGACTACCTGCAAACACTGTTCGGCTTCTTCAACGCACCGCTCTTCGCCACCTTCATCGTCGGTATGTTCTGGAAGCGAATGACTCCAACAGCCGGCTGGGTGAGCCTTATCGGTGGCACACTCTCTGCGGTGATCGTGTGGCTGCTCTCGCTGGTCGGTGTCATCAACCTACCCGGGCAGGGCACGGCCTTCGTTGCCGCCGCAACGGGGTTCGTCGTCGATCTCATCCTCGCCGTGCTCGTCTCCTTGGGGACGAAGCCGAAACCGGCCGAGGAATTGGTGGGCTTCGTCTACTCCGAGACGCCGAAGTCCAACTTCCATGACCCGGCACTGAAGACCATGCCCGTGCTCGCCCGCCCGGTACCCCTGGCATGCATTGCCCTCGCCATGGTCATCGTGCTCAACGTGCTGTTCTAAGGAGATGCAGGATGAGTAACACAACGAATAACCAACCACAGCGGCGTGCCGGACTCTTCGACGTCCGCAACGTGATCGGGATCATGATGGCATGTTTCGGCATCATCCTGACACTGACAGGAATTGTAGGCGATCCGGAACTCGAAAAGACCGGTGGCGTCAACGCCAACCTATGGGTGGGTATTGCCCTCCTCGGCGTGGCCTTGATCTTCGCCCTGTGGGCGTGGATCCGCCCCACATATGTGCCCGCCAAGGACGCCACCACAGGCGCACCAAGCAACTAATTCGACTTCGGTCCCGGCCTTTTTGGGAATCGGTCCCATTTCAGGAACCGACCGTAGGAACACGGCCGGGACCGAAGTTCTGTGGCTTCTCGTTAGCACTTCGATACAGGAGGAGATTTTCCTATGTCATGGCTCATCACCGGCGGTGCCGGTTATATCGGTTCCCATGTGGTCCGAGCTTTCGCACAGGCGAAACTCTCACCCGTAGTGATCGACGATCTATCCACCGGCCACGCATCCTTTGTGCCAGATTCCGTTCCATTCATCCGCGCCGATATCCGCGATACTGCACTCGTACAACGCACACTGCACGAATACGCCTGCGACGGCGTCGTCCACATCGCCGGTTTCAAATACGCCGGAGTGTCGGTCACCGAGCCGCTACACACCTACGACCAAAACGTGGAAGCCACCGTATCCGTGCTGCGTGCCATGCAGCATGCAGGCGTGCATCGCTACGTGTTCTCCAGTTCGGCATCGGTATACGGAACTCCCGACGTCGACCTCGTCACCGAGGACACCGCCCTGCATCCCGAATCACCGTACGGTCAGACCAAGCTCATCGGTGAATGGCTCAATGCGGATATGCACGCGGTGGACGAGCAATGGCAGGGTGTCAACCTCCGCTACTTCAACGTTGTCGGTTCCGGGGATACCGGACTATGGGATTCCAGCCCGCATAATCTGTTCCCCATGGTCTTCGACCGCCTGCTCGGCGGCGGCACACCACAAGTCAACGGCAATGACTACCCGACGCCCGACGGCACCTGTGTGCGTGATTACGTGCATGTAGCCGATATCGCCTCCGGTCACGTGCTGGCCGCGCAGGCGATGCTGGCAGGCCGTGACCTACTTCCTGCCTACAACCTGGGAAGTGGCGGCGGCACCTCGGTGCAGGAAATCATGGACGCCATTCGTCAAGTTACGGGTATCGACTTCACCCCCATTCAGGCACCACGCCGTGCCGGTGACCCGGCACGGATCGTCGCCGACGGCACCGCGGCAGGGCGAGATCTGGGATGGACCCGCCATTACGACCTGCGAGAAATGGTCCGCTCCGCCTGGGAATCGCGGCAGAACGCTTCCGCCTAAGCGCCTCGCACAGGAGGCTCTGCACAAGAGGCTGCATAAGGGGTTGGTACTACCGACGTGGTACCAACCCCTTATGCATTGGCAGGCGCGTTCTCCTCCCGCTAGCCGTTCCGCCGTCTCCGGCAAGCCCGGCAGCATATGCCCAAGGTGCCGCGGCGATAGTCGCAATCCACTCAAGCACGCCCGGAGGCGTAACGACAATCGCGTGTATTGGTGTGAAGACGATAGATGGATGTCGAGGCGGCAATGAAGAGGTCTGTGCCGTCCGGCCCTCCGAAGCAGAGATTACCGATTTTCTCCGGCACTGGCACCCGCCCAATTTCCTCACCATCCGGCGAGAGAATCACCACGGCCTCCAAACTGGAGGACCACACGTTTCCGTGCTCATCCACCTTGATACCGTCGGGGACTCCCGGGCCGACCTGCGCGAAGTCCTCACCGTTCTTCAGCCGCCAATCGTCCACCATGTAGCGGCGGATATGGTTGCGCTCGAACGGAGTGCCTTCGCGGTTCAACGCGGAAGAATCTGCAATGTAGCAGATTGATTCATCGGGAGAGAACGCTATGCCATTGGGTTCGACCACGTCGGTAGCGGCTACCGTCAGCCGCCCTTCCGGGTTATGCGGAATACCCAGTGATCACAGTACTCACGCGATCCGGGATGCCCTTCCTCCGGGTAGATGATTCCGTAGGCCGGGTCGGTGAACCAGATTGATCCGTCGGTGGTCACGACGATGTCATTGGGCGAATTGAAGCGGTGATCCTGCCAGCGGTCCACCACGGCCGTCACCTCGCCGTCGCGGTCGCGCTCGACTCGCCGCAGACCATGCGAACACTGCAGAACGGACCCATCGAGGTCAACGGTGCGGCCATTGACATGTTCGGTGTTTTCCGCGTGCAGAACAAGCTCGCCGGTAGTGGGATCCAGATCCCAGATCCGCGCGTGCTTAACATCTGAGAAACGCAGCACCTGTTCCTTGCGCAACCAGCATGGACCTTCAATCCACCAGCCGCCTTCATACAGGTGATCCAAAGTGGGGTTGTCACCCACCAGGTCTGTCAATGTGGTCATTTCCTTCTCCTTGCTATTGTGCCTTTGTGGTTGGTTGCTTCGAATATGGCACATCCTGGGCACGCCAACCACAACTTTCGCGACTGGCCTCTCCGCCACATCGCATCTGCCACGCTGTTACCCTCCGAAACCGTCGTGGCGGGAAGGTACGCGCCGGTTGCACTATAGGGGACCAAAACGGCCGCCTCTGGGTGGCGAAAGCCGTCCCGCCACCCAGCAGGCCACCGACTTAGCTGACCAGTGCGAATACAGCCCAGGTTAGTGCAAAGCCGATGAGGCTGAGTACGGTTGAGAGAACAGTCCACGTCTTCAGGCCGTCCTTCACCGACAAGCCAAGGTACTTCGTCACGATCCAGAACCCGGAATCATTGATATGCGATAGCCCGAGAGCACCGAAACCTATGGCCAGCGTGACAAGGACAGTTTCTATCCCCGTGAATCCGGCATTTGCAATCGGAACAGCCATGAGGCCGACACTCGTGTTGATCGCGACTGTGGCGGATCCCTGCGAAGCGCGCAGTACCAGAGATATCAGATAGGCGGCAAGAATAATCGGCATATTGAGGTCGATCAGCGTCTCGGACAGTGCATCCCCGATGCCCGACTCCGTTAGTACGCCGGCGAACATGCCACCCGCACCGGTGACGAAGACGATCACCGCCACATCCGGTAGGGCCGAGTCCATGATGCTGCTGCGCCGTTCCAGGTTCCAGCCTTGCGAGCGCCCCACCACCAAGTAGGCCACAATCACCGCAACCGTCAGAGCCACCGCCGACGATCCGATCAGTGAGAGCCATCTTTGGGTGGTTGTCCCCTCCTTGAGGGCTATAGTGCTGACCGTTCCCAGCATGATCTGCAAGATCGGAAGCAGGATCAGGAGAATCACTGTTCCTGCTCCGATTGGTCGCACGGCACGCCGCAAGGCGGTCGCCGCACCGTCCTGCGCTCCGGAAGCCTCCACCGACGAGTCATTCTCCGCTCGCTCTGCCTGTAATTCCGCTGCCTTGCTGACCGGAGACTCCGACAGCTGAATTCCGTCAGTACGGATACTCTTGGCGATGAAATAGCCTCCCAGCACCGTGATTGCGCAAATCGGCAGACCGATCATAATCATCATGCCGTTATCGGCGCCGGTAGTACCAGCGGCAGCAACCGGTCCCGGATGCGGCGGCAATGCAACATGTACCGTCAGCAGGGCACCTGCCACTGGCAACCCGATTTTCAGCGGGTTCAAACCCGCTACTCGTGCAAAGCCGAACACGATGGGAGCGAGGATAATAAAGCCGACGTCGAAGAAGACGGGGATGCCGAGGATGAATGCCGATGCCGTCACCGCAGCGATTACACGGTGCTCACCCAAGCGCAAAGTGAAGGCGCGCGCCAGGGAATCGGCTCCTCCGGCCATTTCGATCAAGCGGCCTAGAATCGCTCCCAGCCCGACCACGATCATCACCGATCCGAGGGTATCGCCCATGCCCCCTTGCAGCACGCCAACGATCTTTTGCGGCGCTATGCCAGTGGCCAGGGCGGTGCCAAGAGACACCAAGATGAGGGCAACGAATGCAGACATCTTGACCCCGATAACGAGAAGTAGCAGGACGAAGACCGCACCAACGGCGATCCCGAGTAGAGCTGCAGTGCTCATAAATCATTTCCCTTCGCCACGTACAACATTGATAATGGTCGAGTCGTCGTCGGCCCCGCGGCCCTGTGCCAGGCCAAGCACGTACAGCTGCTCCGCTGCCGCAGCCAGCGGGACGGAGAGGCCGACGCTTTTGGCTGCCGATGTCACGATACCCATATCCTTGACGAAGATATCCACGCGGGATGCCACCTCGGGGTTGCCGCCCTCATACGCCTCGATGGCGCGCGGACCGCGGTTACCCAGCATGAAGGACTCTGCGGCTCCCGACATCAGTGCATCGAGTGCCTTGCGCTGATCGAGGCCCAGCTTGCCGGCTAAAGCCAAGGCTTCCCCGGCCGCGGCGATATGCACACCACAAAGCAACTGGTTGACGGTTTTCATCGCCTGACCCTTACCGGGTTCATCGCCCACCAACACCAGGTTGCCCGCCATGGCCTCCAGTACCGGCAGAGCCGCCGCGTACACATCCGGGTATGCTCCACAGGTCACGAGCAGATCACCTTCACCCGCTCGCACCGGACCACCGGATACCGGGGCGTCGACCATGCCGATGCCATCGTCGGCCAGTCGAGCCGCCACCTCCATGACCGCGTCAACACCGACCGTGGACGTGAGGATAACGACGGCGCCCTGCTTCATAGCCGTTACGACGCCGGCGGCGCCGTACAACACATCCTCAAGCTGCGCTCTATTACGCACGGCAATCAGTACGGCGTCGGCGCCCTCAACGGCGTCGCGAGCGGTAGTCACCGTCTCAACACCGGCCTCGGCGGCCAGTTGCCGCCGCTGGTCGAAAAGGTCATAACCGCTCACTTCGAAGCTCTTCGAGAGCCAGGTAGCCATAGGAAGCCCCATTGCTCCGAGCCCGAGAACCGCTACGCGTTGTGTCATGATTTTCTCCTGTTTTCTTACTTGATGGGGATTTTCTACTTGATCGGAATCGGTCTGCAATGACCGGTGGCTGCATGCCCGTGCGGGCATGCGCTGTGCAGAGAGGTCTATTGCGGCGCTCCCGTGGCAGCAGCGCCGCGGATTCGGGGATGTGGGCGGTCACTCGAGGTGCATATTCATCCGAGTGTTCCGGGGAGCCGTCTCGCACCTACAGGTGTTTATCGGCTTGTGGGGCTAGGCGACTGTGCAAGACTTGGTGGCCCTGCGGGGCTAGGAGTAGTTCTTCGGGAGGTTGTGCCAGGCCTGGTGGCTCTTCGTAGCTTTGCCGCCTTTCGGGGCTAGGCAGCGCTTCGCAGTTTGGCGGATGAACCGGGGCGGAAGGGGTGTTTCCGCAAGCGGAGATCCGCCTCCGCGTGCCCGGCGGCGGTCGGGGGCCACCGGGCACTACTGCCTCATCACTGCTTGAGCTTGTCCGCTACCTCGGCCAAGGAATCATCTCCCCCAACATTGCCGGGGAACACAACGTAGGGCACCCCGGCGGCGGGGCCATCCTGCGCCAGCCACAGCGAGACAATTCCTGGCAGCATCGGGCCGAGCGCAATGGCGCGGCCGATTTCCAGGCCCTTAGAGGCGACGTCGGAGGAGGTGATGCCGCCCTTGGCAATCACGAACCGGGGAAGGACGCGGGCAATTATTCCCTGCACCACCGTGACCACGGCTGCCGAGACCTGCCGGGAAATGGCCAAGGAATCGGCGGCGTCGGCACCGGTGACGAGGGTGCGTGAAGTACGTACGATCACGTCTGCACATGAAAGTTCGTCAACCGACTGGTCAATGAGGTTGCGGAGATGAGCATCGCGGGCGTCGTCGTCGATCACCTGTGCAACGTCGATTTCCAGTTCCAGTGGATGCCGATGCTCGCGCAGTGCATTCAGTTGTCGCGTTGTGAGCCCGACATGTGATCCGACAACAACCAGTCCACCCGGTGCCACCGGCCGCTCCCGCGAGCGGCGTTGATCTCTTCGGAGGTGAGCGGCGCATGAACTTCCTGGCCGAGTCGAGCACGCACGAAGGGCGGACCAACGCGGTAGATGAAGTGCGATCCCGCCTCCTCCGCCTTGATCAAGGCCAGCGAGAGCTGACGCAGATCCTCTTCTTCGACGATATCCACGGCGATGGCCTGAGCGTCCGACGCAGAGCGCAGCAGTTCCAAGGTGCCCTGTGGATCGGTCCGCAGGGTTTCGATATCGAGTACGAGAACCTGTGCAGCGCGGCGTTTACCGCCGCTTTTCTCCTCCACCCAGTCGGCAAGTGCAGATGACTTGTATCCGAAGCTGGCGTCGCGCGCAAACTCCGTTTCGCCAACGGGCAGGTAGCCGTCGGCGGGATTGCCGGCGTAATGCGTTCCGTGCACCGTGATTCGCCCGGCGTCACCGAAGGCGGGCACAATCACAATGCCGTCAACCTCCACACCCGCCGATTCGCGTAAGCACTGCGTGATCGTGTCCGGTTCAAGTGGAAAGTGCCCGCGCAGCGTCGAGTCTGATCGCGAAACGAAGGCTACCTCAAGGTC encodes:
- the galE gene encoding UDP-glucose 4-epimerase GalE gives rise to the protein MSWLITGGAGYIGSHVVRAFAQAKLSPVVIDDLSTGHASFVPDSVPFIRADIRDTALVQRTLHEYACDGVVHIAGFKYAGVSVTEPLHTYDQNVEATVSVLRAMQHAGVHRYVFSSSASVYGTPDVDLVTEDTALHPESPYGQTKLIGEWLNADMHAVDEQWQGVNLRYFNVVGSGDTGLWDSSPHNLFPMVFDRLLGGGTPQVNGNDYPTPDGTCVRDYVHVADIASGHVLAAQAMLAGRDLLPAYNLGSGGGTSVQEIMDAIRQVTGIDFTPIQAPRRAGDPARIVADGTAAGRDLGWTRHYDLREMVRSAWESRQNASA
- a CDS encoding aldose 1-epimerase family protein; the protein is MSGAEAVSNRGNVGSAEEVRIACGDAQALVTPRGAGLRAYRVGSRDVVVTYPGPIPPAMHGAILAPWPNRLADGRYEFGGNEYQLPVTEPARRVANHGFVHDQIWAVTDRSADSVEFRFDIGGELEGYPFPLELRVRYLLDDEDLVVAFTATNCGEVAAPFGVGFHPWLSPGEATVDECELRVAASGWVRANERLLPEEFCALPADKDFRTPRSLRGVSLDDGFAPAVFSGEYTWAELISPDGMTAAVWAEHPLEYWQICTGDFPEIGAFERSGVAAEPMSCPADAFNSGKGLVTLQPGETYSVRWGLCLRRTSDHARSV
- a CDS encoding UTP--glucose-1-phosphate uridylyltransferase, coding for MSDKGLEAAAVRMRAAGMPELFIRVFGEYYRQLEEGSTGLIPEHSIQPVTAVADARGIEPPVSEQAEALRHTVFIKLNGGLGTSMGMDRAKSLLPVRTGPPDGAMLSFLDIIAGQMRHVRSAFGVRMPLIFMDSFRTQRDTLAALAAYPDLVQEGLPLDFVQHQEPKLRVDNLEPVDWPEDPSLEWCPPGHGDIYVSLLDTGLLDTLIERGYRYACTSNADNLGAAPDGRIAAWFAASGAPYAPEVCERTPADRKGGHLARRISDGRIVLRDTAQTPADDMKWFTDETRHPFFHTNNLWFDLRALREVLNEGGGMAGLPLIRNQKTVDPSNPDSPQVYQIECALGAIVERFDGALPVLVDRSRFLPVKTTDDLLLLRSDAYELGEDFQLRLVPQAAPLVELDSRYYKRMADFDARFPHGAPSLREATRLAVTGDWTFGSEVHLRGDVELVARDPQTIADGTVLDAGVEA
- a CDS encoding NAD(P)-dependent oxidoreductase — translated: MTQRVAVLGLGAMGLPMATWLSKSFEVSGYDLFDQRRQLAAEAGVETVTTARDAVEGADAVLIAVRNRAQLEDVLYGAAGVVTAMKQGAVVILTSTVGVDAVMEVAARLADDGIGMVDAPVSGGPVRAGEGDLLVTCGAYPDVYAAALPVLEAMAGNLVLVGDEPGKGQAMKTVNQLLCGVHIAAAGEALALAGKLGLDQRKALDALMSGAAESFMLGNRGPRAIEAYEGGNPEVASRVDIFVKDMGIVTSAAKSVGLSVPLAAAAEQLYVLGLAQGRGADDDSTIINVVRGEGK
- a CDS encoding SMP-30/gluconolactonase/LRE family protein, which translates into the protein MTTLTDLVGDNPTLDHLYEGGWWIEGPCWLRKEQVLRFSDVKHARIWDLDPTTGELVLHAENTEHVNGRTVDLDGSVLQCSHGLRRVERDRDGEVTAVVDRWQDHRFNSPNDIVVTTDGSIWFTDPAYGIIYPEEGHPGSREYCDHWVFRITRKGG
- a CDS encoding SMP-30/gluconolactonase/LRE family protein, producing MVEPNGIAFSPDESICYIADSSALNREGTPFERNHIRRYMVDDWRLKNGEDFAQVGPGVPDGIKVDEHGNVWSSSLEAVVILSPDGEEIGRVPVPEKIGNLCFGGPDGTDLFIAASTSIYRLHTNTRDCRYASGRA
- a CDS encoding GntP family transporter; translated protein: MSTAALLGIAVGAVFVLLLLVIGVKMSAFVALILVSLGTALATGIAPQKIVGVLQGGMGDTLGSVMIVVGLGAILGRLIEMAGGADSLARAFTLRLGEHRVIAAVTASAFILGIPVFFDVGFIILAPIVFGFARVAGLNPLKIGLPVAGALLTVHVALPPHPGPVAAAGTTGADNGMMIMIGLPICAITVLGGYFIAKSIRTDGIQLSESPVSKAAELQAERAENDSSVEASGAQDGAATALRRAVRPIGAGTVILLILLPILQIMLGTVSTIALKEGTTTQRWLSLIGSSAVALTVAVIVAYLVVGRSQGWNLERRSSIMDSALPDVAVIVFVTGAGGMFAGVLTESGIGDALSETLIDLNMPIILAAYLISLVLRASQGSATVAINTSVGLMAVPIANAGFTGIETVLVTLAIGFGALGLSHINDSGFWIVTKYLGLSVKDGLKTWTVLSTVLSLIGFALTWAVFALVS
- a CDS encoding sodium/solute symporter (Members of the Solute:Sodium Symporter (SSS), TC 2.A.21 as described in tcdb.org, catalyze solute:Na+ symport. Known solutes for members of the family include sugars, amino acids, nucleosides, inositols, vitamins, urea or anions, depending on the system.); protein product: MTHLIHAYGVDYLVIAIYFAAVLGIGLIARRQASSSIGFFLSGRSLPAWVTGLAFISANLGAVEIMGHSANGAEYGLPTLHYFWVGAVPAMLFLGVVMMPFYYGSKVRSVPEFMRMRFGTGAHLVNALSFALAQVLIAGVNLFLLGSIVHALLGWPLWVALVVASVIVLAYITFGGLSAAIYNEVLQFFVIVASLLPLTLIGLHRVGGWSGLKEKITEAAAAAPPDAHVASASEQLHSWPGQALSGFNSPVLSVIGIVFGLGFVLSFGYWTTNFVEVQRAMASESMTAARKTPIIGAFPKMFVPFITVLPGMLAAVLVTEIADVKNGEHVAGGASGTGVQFNDSLLYLMRDLLPNGLLGLAITGLLAAFMAGMAANISALNTVFTIDLWQTYVVKDKPDAYYVKAGRMCTVVATIGPSSRRLSPASSPISWTTCKHCSASSTHRSSPPSSSVCSGSE
- the galK gene encoding galactokinase, with the translated sequence MKIPAWSANEGARRARELFAGAFPELDGPDGVWASPGRINLIGEHVDYNGGICLPVALPHRTYVALRRREDTRLRLVSDESGAARWEGELSSVHPEAEIPAWVAYAAGVAWALQRKGHALGGFDAAVVSCVPLGAGLSSSAALECAMGLALDEVYGLGLATSPAVRAELVAACVSAENDVVGAPTGGMDQAASLLTTKDHALQLDCLTGATTQVPFDLAAQGLTILVIDTQAKHSLVDGQYGQRRAVCERVAALEGVETLRQLPDPQGTLSRLNDPEAVRRVRHVVTEIERTQEFVELLTEGEYGELGALMNASHASLRDDYEVSCAELDTAVEAARAAGAWGARMTGGGFGGSAIALIEQGNLEATMAAVDRAFVDNGWIAPRFLEATASEAGRRINEEEEAL